The proteins below come from a single Carnobacterium divergens DSM 20623 genomic window:
- a CDS encoding DNA-directed RNA polymerase subunit alpha has product MIEIEKPRIETIEISDDAKFGKFVVEPLERGYGTTLGNSLRRILLSSLPGAAVTTIQIDGVLHEFSTVDGVVEDVTSIILNIKKLALKLYSGEDKTIEIDVKGPAVVTAADITYDSDVEILNPDLYICTVAEGARFHVRLTAKSGRGYARAEHNKHDDMPIGVLPVDSIYTPVSRVNYQVENTRVGQKDNFDKLTLDVWADGSISPEEAVSLAAKILTEHLNIFVNLTDEARKAEIMVEKEETHKEKMLEMTIEELDLSVRSYNCLKRAGINSVQELTDKSEAEMIKVRNLGRKSLEEVKFKLAELSLGLRQDD; this is encoded by the coding sequence ATGATCGAAATTGAAAAACCAAGAATTGAAACGATTGAGATCAGCGATGATGCCAAGTTTGGTAAATTCGTTGTAGAACCACTTGAACGTGGTTATGGTACAACGCTAGGGAATTCTCTACGTCGTATATTGTTGTCATCTCTTCCAGGTGCAGCAGTAACTACTATCCAAATTGATGGTGTTTTACATGAATTTTCAACCGTTGATGGCGTTGTTGAGGATGTAACTTCAATCATTTTGAATATTAAAAAACTTGCACTCAAGTTATATTCTGGTGAAGATAAAACGATTGAAATCGATGTAAAAGGTCCAGCAGTTGTAACAGCAGCCGATATCACTTATGATAGCGATGTTGAAATCTTAAATCCTGACTTGTACATTTGTACAGTAGCTGAAGGCGCACGTTTCCACGTTCGTTTAACTGCAAAATCAGGAAGAGGTTATGCAAGAGCTGAACATAATAAACACGATGATATGCCTATTGGTGTATTACCAGTCGACTCGATTTACACCCCAGTTAGTCGTGTGAACTATCAAGTAGAAAATACTCGAGTGGGTCAAAAAGATAACTTTGACAAATTAACACTTGATGTATGGGCAGATGGTTCTATTAGCCCAGAAGAGGCTGTGAGTTTAGCAGCTAAAATTCTTACAGAGCATTTAAATATCTTCGTAAATCTAACTGATGAAGCCCGTAAAGCTGAAATCATGGTAGAAAAAGAAGAAACGCATAAAGAAAAAATGCTTGAGATGACAATTGAAGAACTAGATTTATCTGTACGTTCATACAACTGTTTGAAACGTGCTGGTATTAACTCCGTTCAAGAATTGACAGACAAATCTGAAGCAGAAATGATTAAGGTGCGTAATCTTGGTCGTAAATCACTTGAAGAAGTGAAATTTAAACTAGCAGAATTAAGTTTAGGTCTACGTCAAGACGACTAG
- a CDS encoding energy-coupling factor ABC transporter ATP-binding protein: protein MEKIITLNDISYKYHPDAEGLAIDGVSLDIEAGEWIAIIGHNGSGKSTLAKTINGLLAPTQGTVTVGGHLLTEESVWDIRKMVGMVFQNPDNQFVGSTVQDDVAFGLENIGVPREKMIERVKDAIDKVKMTDYLEKEPARLSGGQKQRVAIAGVVALRPDIIILDEATSMLDPQGREEVLATVRAIKETANLTVISITHDINEAASANRVLVMKEGKLIKEGTPEEIFSYGDELIEMGLDLPFPEKLKSALKARNITVPEEYLTEEGMVDWLWTLLSKK from the coding sequence GTGGAGAAAATTATAACATTAAATGACATATCCTATAAATATCATCCAGATGCAGAAGGTTTAGCAATTGACGGTGTCTCACTTGATATTGAAGCTGGAGAATGGATTGCAATTATTGGACATAACGGTTCAGGAAAATCCACCTTAGCGAAAACCATTAATGGGTTACTAGCTCCAACTCAAGGAACGGTTACCGTTGGCGGACATCTTTTAACGGAAGAATCTGTTTGGGATATTCGAAAAATGGTTGGAATGGTCTTTCAAAATCCAGACAATCAATTTGTAGGTTCAACGGTTCAAGATGATGTAGCTTTTGGTTTAGAAAATATAGGTGTTCCCCGTGAAAAAATGATAGAACGCGTAAAAGACGCAATTGATAAAGTGAAAATGACGGATTATCTTGAAAAAGAGCCGGCCAGACTTTCAGGTGGACAAAAGCAACGAGTGGCCATTGCCGGTGTGGTGGCACTGCGTCCAGATATTATTATCTTAGATGAAGCAACAAGTATGCTGGATCCTCAAGGCCGAGAAGAAGTACTTGCGACTGTGCGAGCAATCAAAGAGACTGCTAATTTAACGGTGATTTCAATCACTCATGACATCAATGAAGCGGCTAGTGCAAATCGTGTGTTAGTGATGAAAGAGGGCAAGTTGATTAAAGAAGGGACTCCAGAAGAAATTTTCTCTTATGGGGATGAGCTGATTGAAATGGGCTTAGATTTGCCATTTCCAGAAAAATTAAAGTCAGCATTGAAGGCTAGAAATATCACAGTACCAGAAGAGTATTTAACTGAGGAAGGGATGGTGGATTGGCTATGGACATTACTTTCGAAAAAGTAG
- a CDS encoding DUF819 family protein, producing the protein MSQMLAFTLLMGILYIGDIISAKTKAWVSSVFVCAVLFIIGYWTIFPKNIVEVAGIPSVVATLLMYLLITNMGTLLSVKELINQWKTIVITLSGIAGIVVLLLTVGMLFFDLQTILVAIPPLVGGVVSSLIMSEAAQQAGLMSLSVLAILIYVMQGFAGYPLTSIMLKKEGKRMLANYRSGEWTPTNEQEQQKAIKEEDEEIPKLFAKVPKRYHTNFSRFFRLSIVGMFAYYVSVWLAPFVSVSPFVLCLLFGVIASSSGFLEKQPLQKANGFGFAILGLMLFIFDGLKNATPEMLKELLLPMVGIIVIGVFGMYVFSAIIGRLLGVSKEMAFAVSLTALYGFPADYIITNEVIQALTEDKKEQEALTSHMLPPMLVAGFITVTIVSVVLAGIFSSILSNL; encoded by the coding sequence ATGTCGCAAATGTTAGCTTTTACTTTATTGATGGGAATTTTATACATAGGAGATATTATATCTGCTAAAACGAAAGCTTGGGTATCCTCTGTCTTTGTTTGTGCAGTCTTGTTTATTATTGGGTATTGGACTATTTTTCCAAAGAATATTGTTGAAGTCGCAGGTATTCCAAGTGTCGTAGCTACGTTACTGATGTACTTGCTAATTACCAATATGGGAACATTGCTTTCTGTTAAGGAGCTAATCAATCAGTGGAAAACGATTGTCATCACACTGTCAGGAATTGCTGGAATTGTTGTCTTACTTTTAACAGTTGGGATGTTGTTTTTTGATTTACAAACGATTTTAGTAGCGATCCCTCCATTGGTGGGTGGAGTTGTTTCCTCTTTGATTATGTCAGAAGCAGCACAACAGGCTGGTTTGATGTCATTATCCGTGCTTGCAATTTTGATCTATGTGATGCAAGGTTTTGCAGGGTATCCTTTGACATCGATTATGTTGAAAAAGGAAGGCAAACGAATGCTAGCCAACTATCGAAGTGGCGAATGGACTCCTACAAATGAGCAAGAACAGCAAAAAGCAATAAAAGAAGAGGATGAAGAAATTCCTAAATTATTTGCCAAAGTTCCAAAACGATATCATACAAATTTTTCTAGATTTTTTAGATTGTCCATTGTTGGAATGTTCGCTTATTATGTTTCTGTTTGGTTGGCTCCATTTGTTTCAGTTAGCCCGTTTGTTTTGTGTTTATTATTTGGAGTTATAGCTTCAAGTAGTGGTTTCTTAGAAAAACAACCACTTCAAAAAGCAAATGGTTTTGGTTTTGCAATTTTAGGCTTGATGTTGTTTATCTTTGATGGATTAAAAAATGCGACACCAGAAATGCTAAAAGAATTATTGTTGCCGATGGTAGGAATTATTGTCATTGGAGTATTTGGAATGTATGTATTTTCAGCAATTATAGGAAGGCTACTAGGTGTGAGTAAAGAAATGGCTTTTGCAGTTTCGCTAACAGCGCTCTATGGTTTCCCAGCAGATTATATTATTACCAATGAAGTGATCCAAGCTTTGACAGAAGACAAGAAAGAGCAAGAAGCATTAACAAGTCATATGCTGCCTCCGATGCTAGTAGCAGGCTTTATCACGGTTACAATCGTATCTGTTGTTTTAGCAGGTATTTTTTCAAGCATTTTATCAAATTTATAG
- a CDS encoding M20 family metallopeptidase produces MGNLKASVKKYEEEMIAFRRDLHQHPELQWEEFRTTQKVADEMDKLGIPYRKTVPTGLIAELVGGKPGKTVALRADMDALPVQELNEGLAYKSLEDGKMHACGHDAHTAMLVTAAKALKEIQSDIKGTIRFIFQPSEENAKGAKAMVEQGAVEEVDNVFGIHIWSQMPSGKVSCVVGSSFASADIFTIDFTGRGGHGAMPDACIDATMVASAFVMNVQAIVSRETHPLDPVVVTIGRMDVGTRFNVIAENARLEGTVRCFSIETRERVKKAIQRYAEHTALTYGATAAVDYQYGTLPVVNDEKDALFAQKIIQDSFGEDALLQEPPTTGGEDFSYFTEHTPGCFALVGCGNPAKDTEWAHHHGKFNVDEDAMKMGAEMYAQYAYNYLNN; encoded by the coding sequence ATGGGGAATTTAAAAGCTAGTGTTAAAAAATACGAAGAAGAAATGATTGCATTTAGACGAGATTTACATCAACACCCAGAATTGCAATGGGAAGAATTTCGTACGACTCAAAAAGTAGCAGATGAAATGGATAAGTTAGGAATTCCTTATAGAAAAACAGTTCCTACTGGTTTGATTGCAGAGTTAGTAGGAGGGAAACCTGGTAAGACAGTAGCGTTACGTGCTGACATGGATGCATTACCTGTTCAAGAATTAAATGAAGGATTAGCTTATAAATCTTTAGAAGACGGTAAAATGCATGCCTGTGGACACGATGCCCATACAGCGATGCTGGTAACGGCTGCTAAAGCTTTAAAAGAGATTCAATCTGATATTAAAGGAACGATACGATTTATTTTTCAACCGTCTGAAGAAAATGCAAAAGGGGCTAAAGCGATGGTGGAGCAAGGTGCTGTCGAAGAGGTAGACAATGTTTTTGGCATTCACATTTGGTCACAAATGCCTTCGGGAAAAGTTTCTTGTGTAGTAGGTTCTTCATTTGCTTCTGCTGATATTTTCACAATTGATTTTACTGGACGAGGAGGTCATGGGGCGATGCCAGATGCATGTATTGATGCAACGATGGTGGCGTCTGCTTTTGTAATGAATGTTCAAGCAATCGTTTCAAGAGAGACACATCCGTTAGATCCAGTAGTAGTGACGATTGGTAGAATGGATGTTGGAACGCGATTCAATGTCATTGCGGAAAATGCACGTTTAGAAGGAACCGTTCGTTGCTTTAGTATTGAAACAAGAGAGCGAGTAAAAAAAGCGATTCAACGATATGCAGAACATACAGCGTTAACTTACGGAGCAACAGCAGCAGTTGATTACCAATACGGGACGCTTCCAGTTGTAAATGATGAAAAAGATGCCTTGTTTGCGCAAAAAATTATTCAAGATAGCTTTGGTGAGGACGCATTACTTCAAGAGCCACCAACTACTGGTGGGGAAGATTTTAGCTACTTTACAGAACATACTCCAGGTTGCTTTGCTCTAGTGGGCTGTGGAAATCCAGCTAAAGACACAGAATGGGCGCACCACCATGGGAAATTCAACGTTGATGAAGACGCAATGAAAATGGGGGCAGAGATGTATGCTCAGTACGCATATAACTATTTAAATAACTAA
- the rplQ gene encoding 50S ribosomal protein L17, producing MGYRKLGRTSSQRKAMLRDLTTDLIINERIVTTEARAKEVRSTTEKMITLGKRGDLHARRQAAAFVRNEVASVKEDGEKIVTESALQKLFGDVAPRYAERQGGYTRIMKTEPRRGDAAPMVIIELV from the coding sequence ATGGGTTACCGTAAATTAGGACGTACAAGTTCACAACGTAAAGCAATGTTGCGCGATTTAACGACTGATTTAATCATTAACGAACGTATTGTAACAACTGAGGCTCGTGCTAAAGAAGTTCGCTCTACAACTGAAAAAATGATTACTTTAGGTAAACGTGGCGATTTGCACGCTCGTCGTCAGGCAGCTGCATTTGTTCGTAACGAAGTTGCTTCTGTTAAAGAAGATGGCGAAAAAATTGTTACTGAATCAGCTTTACAAAAATTATTTGGCGATGTAGCACCTCGTTACGCTGAGCGTCAAGGTGGATACACTCGTATCATGAAAACTGAACCTCGCCGCGGAGACGCTGCACCAATGGTTATCATTGAATTGGTTTAA
- the rpmJ gene encoding 50S ribosomal protein L36, whose translation MKVRPSVKPICEKCKVIRRNGRVMVICENPKHKQRQG comes from the coding sequence ATGAAAGTAAGACCATCAGTAAAACCAATTTGTGAAAAATGCAAAGTTATCCGTCGTAACGGACGTGTTATGGTAATTTGTGAAAATCCAAAACACAAACAGCGTCAAGGATAA
- the rpsK gene encoding 30S ribosomal protein S11, whose translation MAGKKVVRKRRVKKNIESGVAHIRSTFNNTIVMITDTHGNAISWSSAGSLGYRGSKKSTPFAAQMAAEVAAKACMEHGMKTVEVAVKGPGSGREAAIRSLQATGLEVTGIRDVTPVPHNGCRPPKRRRV comes from the coding sequence ATGGCAGGAAAAAAAGTCGTTCGTAAACGTCGTGTGAAAAAGAATATTGAATCTGGTGTAGCACATATCCGTTCAACATTCAACAATACTATTGTAATGATTACTGATACTCATGGGAATGCAATTTCATGGTCATCAGCTGGATCATTAGGCTACCGTGGATCTAAAAAATCAACTCCATTCGCAGCTCAAATGGCAGCAGAAGTTGCAGCTAAAGCGTGTATGGAACATGGTATGAAAACTGTAGAAGTTGCTGTAAAAGGTCCTGGTTCAGGACGTGAAGCTGCAATTCGTTCATTACAAGCTACTGGTTTAGAAGTTACAGGTATTCGTGATGTAACTCCAGTTCCTCACAATGGATGCCGCCCTCCAAAACGCCGTCGTGTTTAA
- the infA gene encoding translation initiation factor IF-1: protein MAKDDVIEIEGTVVETLPNAMFKVELENGHVVLAHVSGKIRMHYIRILPGDKVTVELSPYDLTRGRITYRFK from the coding sequence GTGGCTAAAGACGATGTCATTGAAATTGAAGGAACAGTCGTTGAAACTTTGCCGAATGCAATGTTTAAAGTGGAACTTGAAAATGGGCATGTTGTATTGGCTCATGTTTCAGGAAAAATCCGTATGCACTACATTCGTATTTTACCTGGAGACAAAGTAACAGTAGAATTGTCACCGTATGATTTAACTCGCGGTCGCATTACCTATCGCTTTAAATAA
- the rpsM gene encoding 30S ribosomal protein S13: MARIAGVDIPRDKRVVISLTYIYGIGKNTAIEVLKAADVSEEIRVRELTNDQLDRIRAEIDSLKVEGDLRREVNLNIKRLMEIGSYRGMRHRRGLPTRGQNTKNNARTRKGPARTVAGKKK; the protein is encoded by the coding sequence ATGGCTCGTATTGCAGGTGTAGATATTCCACGTGATAAACGTGTAGTAATCTCTTTAACTTATATTTATGGAATCGGTAAAAACACAGCTATCGAAGTTTTGAAAGCTGCAGACGTATCAGAAGAAATTCGTGTACGTGAATTAACAAATGATCAATTAGATCGCATCCGTGCTGAAATTGACTCGTTGAAAGTTGAGGGTGACTTACGTCGTGAAGTTAACCTAAACATCAAACGTTTAATGGAAATCGGATCATACCGAGGCATGCGTCACCGCCGTGGTTTACCAACTCGTGGACAAAACACGAAAAACAACGCGCGTACTCGTAAAGGCCCAGCTAGAACAGTTGCAGGCAAGAAAAAATAA